One region of Opitutaceae bacterium genomic DNA includes:
- a CDS encoding RHS repeat-associated core domain-containing protein produces the protein MLRDEVLDNAVSTYAFKFSSKWWDAETGWSYYGRRYYDARMGRFVGRDPIGEEGGINLYAFVRNNPVDRWDMLGMEDPVTFDPFEYLASLPENLRNDLQLRLATNTGLADWFFGGQGSYFDDEGDEMNLGNLFGDGSMNLMYDGIASGTIDSFGVSNAMIAGRQLDLLAEAARNLQVPNSGGLAAIGKASQFGTGTLLKPGAVPEVDAMLTNDNVVNQLGVLYGLNQNYGIQQNGGNVSVTEFFATINGTSATSNTLYGNTITLSSTDFDAGGWTASVTPRFTMVDLTAVAHTHPINGVPSDGHDFAFQLPVLSSSGVWSIIVTPSNVYFTGPQQGQYYYLPASDFINAGKANNTTVTIPAQPLPGP, from the coding sequence ATGCTCCGCGACGAGGTGCTGGACAATGCCGTCAGTACGTATGCCTTCAAGTTCTCGTCCAAGTGGTGGGACGCCGAGACCGGCTGGTCGTATTATGGGCGAAGGTATTATGACGCGAGGATGGGGCGGTTCGTCGGAAGGGATCCAATTGGGGAGGAAGGTGGGATCAACCTGTATGCTTTCGTGAGAAACAATCCGGTTGATCGCTGGGATATGCTGGGCATGGAAGATCCGGTGACTTTTGATCCGTTTGAGTATTTGGCTAGTTTGCCGGAGAACTTGAGAAACGATCTACAACTGCGTTTGGCTACCAACACCGGCCTCGCGGACTGGTTTTTCGGCGGCCAAGGATCGTATTTTGACGATGAAGGCGATGAAATGAATCTCGGGAATCTGTTCGGCGACGGTTCGATGAACTTGATGTATGACGGTATAGCTTCCGGCACGATCGATTCTTTTGGTGTGAGCAATGCAATGATTGCCGGTCGCCAGTTGGATCTGCTCGCAGAGGCAGCAAGAAATCTGCAGGTCCCGAACAGTGGAGGCCTTGCGGCAATCGGAAAGGCATCGCAGTTTGGAACGGGCACCTTGTTGAAGCCAGGAGCGGTTCCCGAGGTCGATGCGATGCTCACAAACGACAATGTCGTAAACCAACTCGGCGTACTGTATGGGCTAAACCAGAACTACGGTATCCAGCAGAACGGTGGTAACGTTAGCGTGACTGAGTTCTTTGCCACCATTAACGGCACCTCTGCTACGTCGAATACATTGTACGGGAACACAATCACACTCTCATCGACTGACTTCGATGCTGGTGGCTGGACCGCCTCAGTCACACCCAGATTCACGATGGTCGATTTGACGGCTGTTGCACACACCCATCCAATCAACGGGGTGCCAAGCGATGGACATGACTTTGCTTTCCAGTTGCCTGTTCTCAGCTCAAGTGGTGTATGGTCGATTATTGTAACACCATCGAACGTCTACTTCACCGGTCCCCAACAAGGGCAGTATTATTACTTGCCAGCGTCGGACTTCATCAACGCGGGGAAAGCAAATAACACAACGGTCACGATTCCTGCGCAGCCTCTCCCCGGCCCATGA
- a CDS encoding transposase, with amino-acid sequence MLRRRVDFVIRLHGSRKTIRNGCGSWCETFKRGPKSKGVSLERLQRMPGQITVRLVRFKAPCRGYRTQTMTIATSLLDRSAFPDHAIAALYMQRWHIELHYRQIKTNLGLDVLRGLSPATVERELWMHAIAYNLIRALMLKGALTGQIPVARLSFKGTLDLLMSWAPLATRKRLLRHLKQELIDRIIFDLVPFRPGRSEPRAKKRRPKNYQFLTKPRHIFRVSASRALK; translated from the coding sequence CTGCTGCGCAGAAGGGTCGACTTCGTCATCCGCCTTCATGGTTCTCGCAAGACCATTCGCAACGGCTGCGGCAGCTGGTGCGAAACCTTCAAGCGCGGACCGAAATCCAAGGGAGTTTCCCTCGAGCGCCTCCAGCGCATGCCCGGTCAGATCACCGTGCGCCTTGTCCGCTTCAAGGCACCCTGTCGCGGATACCGCACACAAACCATGACAATCGCCACCTCCCTGTTGGATCGCTCTGCGTTTCCCGATCACGCCATCGCGGCATTGTACATGCAGCGCTGGCACATCGAATTGCACTACCGCCAGATCAAGACCAATCTCGGACTGGATGTTCTTCGCGGGCTTTCCCCCGCCACAGTCGAGCGGGAGCTTTGGATGCACGCCATCGCCTACAATCTGATCCGCGCACTCATGCTCAAGGGCGCATTGACCGGCCAGATTCCCGTGGCGCGCCTCAGTTTCAAGGGCACCCTCGATCTTCTCATGAGCTGGGCGCCACTTGCGACACGCAAGCGACTCCTGCGTCATTTGAAGCAGGAACTGATTGATCGCATCATCTTCGATCTCGTCCCCTTCCGCCCCGGTCGCTCCGAACCACGGGCAAAAAAGCGCCGACCGAAAAACTACCAGTTCCTCACCAAACCTCGTCACATCTTCCGCGTATCTGCTTCTCGTGCCCTCAAATAA